gttacatttgtttattttgtgggatatttgtttaatgatgcaaagatgtgttgcattctcttttgcatttgtttaactctgtgaagctgtgttactttgcctgtctaaaacacctgattggtataataaagagctgaacgtccaatagctaggcagaagaaggataggcagggctgccaggcaaaaagaatacatagaaggagaaaaagaagaaaagatcgAGGGacgagaaagggagaaggagaggaggacaccaggggccagctacctacccagccacacagaaaggaaggtatacagaatagagaaagataagcaaagaggcaaagggtagacaggataatttaagaaaagctggctagaaacaagccaagctaaggctgggcattcataaaaaagagtaagcctctgtgtgattatttgggggctaggtggcaggcccccaaagaatcaaagaaccaactataatgttttatttatttttcatattatactTTATTAAATGTCTaccttaaaacaatatattttaatagcaCTTGATAATTATCAATATGAGAAATATAGCTAGCCTAAACATTAAAGTATATACATCAACTTGGTGTAATGTTAGGCTATACACTCCCCCTCAAtcattctctctccccctctccaagGTCTCAAGCAAcccaggttgatctcaaactcactcagtagatgaggatgaccttgaactcctgaccctcctgcctctaccttacTAGTGTTGGGTTTCAGTCAAGCAGTACCATgcccagaaaagaaaattaaaaaaatctcacctGGTAGATAATATTGTTCATTATTTTAGTCATTTGTCAAATTAGTAACTTTTCCTACAAAATTACTAAAGTAGACAGAAGACCAGAGATAAGATTTCTATTTTCAGTTCCATCTCTCCCTACctataaaacacagaaaagtcTTTTCTACTCTCACAGGGACTCAGATCCCccagatataaaataaaggggCTAAATAAGATGAATTCTAAGGGACTGTTCTAagtttttgaaaatgtaaatattttttgaaagataCAAAATACCATACTTGACACTTATCACTAGGGATGTTAACTATATAAAGAGCTTTAAGTGGTAAGTGTAGAATCAGTACTTATGGAATGGGAACTTTAGACCATTTTAATCATGCTTTTTCAGCTAATGGGGAAGGAGGCAACAGTAACAGCCAGCacactgtaggtggagttttcctgtccagaCTACCTGCTCCCAAACAACCAacatagaggcttaatattatttataaatgctcagtagatagctcaggcttgttagaTAACTcctacttaaattaacccataattcttatctatgtttagccatgtggcttggtaccttttctcagtatggcgctctcatcttgcttctctgcatttgctggcaactctctgactccacccttcctcttcccagaattctcctagtctggcatTCAATCTCTTCCTgactagctactggccaatcagttttttattagccaattagagtaatacatattcatagcgtacaaaaagattgttccacagcagcacacacaatAGTAACAGCACCTGCAGTGGAATGTAGCATTCaggaacttacacacacacacacacacacacacacacacacacaaacacacacaagcaagagGTTCTAAAGATACCACAGAATACAGTAACACCACATACCATCTGACCAACTCAAACACATGTGAAATGAAAGGACAACCAAAATACTCGGGAACATTTCACTCTTATATAAAACGTGCTCACAGACCTGGCATGGCCTAGTACGTTGTACCACATCGAAACCCAAGAGCCAATCTCCCTCTGGCACAGCACACCTTCTTACTAAACCAACATCTACATTCAAGAATAAAAATTCACTAGTATTAGGCTAGCCTCAGTCTAAAATGTGATATAATTTTCTCAGGTTCCAAAATTTTCTTtagtatgaataaaataaatgaagacatacGGCCAAGTGCAAGAAAATAGCAGAACCCAGAGTGAGCATTTATCTCAAACAGTGTTTTATGTGATAAACAGTTGGATTTGCAAAGAAAAAGTCCTTTTTCACAAAGGAAATTCCCGGGGTTTGCTCAGTAATTTTAAATTTCCATAATGGAAACTCATTTTGAATGTTAAgttaggcaggaaaaaaaaacaccctattTTTAACTGTGGTTATGAAATATGTTACAAAGTAATAGAAGTATTAGGCTGGCTAATAATACTTCAAAACCCAGGCGAATCAGTCTTCCTTGAGAagacagtgaaaaagaaaaaaaaatgacaagaatgaAATAACTTAAACTCAAGACAGCTGCATGGCACATACACTAACTCACTGCAATACAGCACTCTTCTGGAATTATTATTCTATATTTCTGGAAAACAAATCAATTACAGTTGTCCAAACTGCCAGAAGAGCTCGAAAGTCTATCCATTCCTTTCCTCCATAAATGGCGTTGTAATCACAAATAATGAAGTGTGTGGAAGAGCTTCATTGCAGGAGAAAATCATGCGATATAAATTTCAAATTCCCACAGCGTAGACTTCTCTTCTAACCACCCCACTAACACAGCAGACACCGCAAGCTACCAAAAAAAGAAtagcaggtttaaaaaaaaaaaaatgttaaatacaaCAGGGCAGATTTGTAAGGGTGAAAAACTCAGCCAGCAATTACCTCGGAAGCGATAGGGATATTTTTGCCACGTTAGCGTAAGAGATACCATTTCCCCCACTGAACACCTCTTAGCACATCCGGAACGAGAGGGTTAGCAAATCCCAATAATCCCGTCTTTCAAGAGGTAACACAGCAGGTAAAAACTAAAGGGACTCgcaaaataaacatttacaaGACTGAACCATTCTTGAACTCTTATTAAAGCCAAAAGAACAATTCTTGGTGCatttcaccacacacacacacacacacacacacacacacacacacacacacacacacacaatctgtacACACGGAATGGACGACTGACTTCCGATTATCTGATAATATGCGATGTGTCCAGCAGCCCaacagcttttgttttatttttacttttttaattgcATCCTCCAACCACAAGAGATCATAGAGGCGAAGCCTATTtgactttatacacacacacaaagttggtCACCGCGGGCCATATACTTCCAAGGAGCTGGTGGATAAAGAGATGTttttttctgggggtggggtgggaggtaaTAGCGCTGTGCGCGCCTCACTCTACAAGATGAATTTCCCCAGGAAGAAGCCAACGAAGACGGCTCCAATCACAAGCAGGACAACAGGAAGAGGCGTGGTGCGACTTGGCTTCAAGGACGTGGAGGAGTCGAGCCTGGGCTTGTTGAGATGCGCCGGCTTTCTGAGTCTCAAGCCGTCATCCAGTTTGTCACTCTCTCTCGGCATTTCAAACACACACCTCAGTTTCGAATCCATCAGTTCACCGGGGTCCGCCTTCTTCCACACGGCCTGCAGATTCGAAGTGTCCGGGGGAGCGAACACGGTCTGCACCATGAACTTGTGCTTGGCCTCCCGGCTGGGGTCGTAGCTGAAGGGCTGCAGCATGGCGGCGACAGTCACCGTGCAGCCCGGCTCGACCACGCCGCTGTTGGGACGCACGCAGTAGCGGCGAGGGCTGGTGCTCTTCACCTTGAAGCACACTTTCCTCGCCGTCGGGTTGCGCAGTTTAAGATGCGTGGTGACTACGGTGGTGAAGGGGCCTCGGAACTTGAGCTCTGTCGGCGGGTCGAGGACCAGGATCTGCTGGGGCTTCGTGGGGGCGCGGGAGGCGGACGCCATGGGGATGGGAGCGGGCGGTGTGGGCGGTTCGCGACCCCAGGTCTCCACCGTCACAACCGCCTCGGCCACGCCCGTCCCCATCCTGGGCATCCCCGTCCCTGGATTTTACACGGCTGGGTGGGGAATGTGTGATGGATGATAGGAGATTTGTTAAAACCATGCTTCGGAGATATAACCATGGGTTATTGAGCTGGAACAGCCAAAGAACTGTAACGTAACATCCCTTAAAATAGTTATCTACcaccggcggtggtggcgcacgcctctaatcccagcactcaggaggcagaggcaggctgatctctatgagttcgaggccagtctggtctacagaacgagttccagaacaggctccaaaactacagagagaaaccctgtctcgaaaagccaaaaaaagttTGAGCTGGGCCAAACACCTTGGCCAAAGGAGGGCCCGTGTGTATTAAACATGGGGTAAGTGAGCGCATCTGAAATCTACTTTCCCACCCTCCCCAACTCTACACACAGTGATGATAACgtcctttctaaaaaaaaaaaaaaaattcctgaacatttaaaaaaaatgtggaaaaatacACAGtgcattaaaaaattaacaattcTCACCGTTTTTAGGTGTATGATTTAGTGGCAATAAGTAAATTTACCCTCCTTTCCATTATTGTAGGGGCACCTTCACCCTAGACCCCTGTACTAGTATTAGATTTTGTCAacaacttgacataacctagagTCAGCTGGGAAGAGCCTCAGATGATTGGCCTATGATTCGGTCTGTGAGAGGGCCCATCCCCCAGGCCAAGGGTGCGGAGGGGCAGTCTTCATCCAACGGCACCTACCCAGAGTTCCTGCCCCCACTTTCCTCTATAATGGACACaagacctggaagtgtaagctcaaataaaccctGCCTCCCCTAAAtggcttctggtcatggtgtttatcccagcaacagaaagaatCCAGTCTAAAGAGAAGCCTAAGGGCATTATTAATTTTCTTGGAACTTTACATACACCTTCCACTTAAAAAGACTTTCCTTTCAAAGGTGTGGCATTTACACTAAAGGGATACATCAGTTTTCAGACTCTTTAAAGGGATACATCTTTTCAGACAAAGAACAGAGACCTTCAGaagtcttttctctctcccttccctctgccctcccaggAGTGTGATggaagaagaaggagacagaATGGCCACTTTGCTGAGTGTTATTTGCACAGCATTTCTGCCAGTCCCTTCCAGCCTTGATTGTCTTCATCTCTGAAGCAGGTACTAGAAATGCTGTGTGAGTGAAGTCTTTACAGCAGTACACACTCAAGTTTGTCCACAGTCATGTGCAGTTCTGGCCCTCATTATTACCACTAGGCCACAATCTCCTAGATAAGGCCCGCCTCTTGTCTGCAGATAAGAGCTACCCAGTCTGGAGCAGCTGCGGACACTGAGCAAATAATTGTTAAAGGAACAGAGGGATGAGATCCCACCATCCTACTACAagatgtttttgttcatttgtcctGCTGGGCAATCAAGCCCAGGACTTTACACATATTtacacaagtgctctaccactgagccccccccccccaggtgaaGGGTCTTGATGTATTCAGGAGGAGAcgcaaaagcaaagagaaaacaaaggccCGTCTGTGTGGCCTGCCACACTGGGCCCAGAGGTGTGGAATATTCTCACTGGCACATGACCATGGCTCAGGTTCTGCCAGTCACAAAGTGGACGGTGGAGCAGAGTGCATCAAACCCTTGGAAACACACAAACGATTTCACACAAAATCCCAGTTGCGGTTTAAGGAAGTTACAAGAAATGTTCAAGAGTGTGATGGTCAGTGTGGTAGCttggaggggaaggaggcaggattTGGATTCCACTCCAAGGTGAGACTGAGCCTTCCGAGAGTCGGAGCTGGCTGGCAATTGACTCATTTTCGCCCTTCAGTGTCCTTCGGTTaaggtaaaatgaaaaacatgtcTCCCTTGAGTTTTCCCAGCCTGGGTCACACACGctaccatcccccacccccaatcagCCTCAGCCTCATCCCACCTATGTCCCGTCCCTTCCCCTCGTGGTGTGGCAAGCTCTGTAAAGATGGGAAGGACAGTTCTGGGTTCTGGGTCACTAGGTCAAGTCTAAGGCTAGAGCCGCGGGACTTCCTTCTCCCAGGGTAAACGCGGGGCAGGAGGCTTCCAGGCAACACTGGCAGCCAATTCCCGCCAAACCAGGGGTTCAGCCAAGAGTAACTGCTATACAAACTGATGGCTCTAACTAGAGCAAAGAGAAAGGGAGCACAACACAGAGAGCAGTACAGCCCGGCGTGGTGCCGCGTGCCTgcaaatcccagctctgggagctaaggcaggagacttaggacttcaaggtcatcctcagctacatagctagTTGGAGTCCAGCCTAGGTTACTAGCcatcctgtctcaaagcaagaacaaaacctgaaacaataacaaaaagaggaggaggaggaggaggaggaggaggaggaggaggaggccgcaTGTCCAGAAGTACCATTTCCGCTTTTTGAAATTGCTACATCTTCTGCTTGGCAGTTGCTTAATTCTCCTAATGTGCTCTTCCTTGCTTGTCTTTCACCTCTCCTAAATACTGGGGCCCCCCATGCCTCTAGTCTAGAGTACATATGTCCattcaaaagcccatggcacagccataaaattattcatCATGACTTCTATTATCTGAAAATGTGGTGACCCTGTAACAGCTTCTGCATCATCCCAAGTTCTGAATCCCCTCAGGCCCCTCAGAAGGGATCAAATGATGTTAGGGCTTAATCCATTTCTCTCTTGCTAAGTACTCATTGAATTTCCCTTATGTTGGCTCTATTTTCAGAACACTAGTGGACTCCTGTCTccccaagaaaattaaaatgtagagacatttttctctccagaaaaggagagccttgccgggcgttggtggcgcacgcctttaatcccagcactcgggaggcagagccaggcggatctctgtgagttcgaggccagcctgggctaccaagtgagctccaggaaaggcgcaaagctacacagagaaaccctgtctcgaaaaaccaaaaaaaaaaaaaaaagaaagaaagaaagaaagaaaaggagagcctTTTGCCCCATAAAGCTTGATTATAGTATAattgacaaattttaaaaaatgtatgcatTATGGCATGGAATGTTTTGATGTATGTATACATTGTAAAGTTATTAAGTCAGACTAATCAACTCACCACATCACAAACTTaccattttgtgattttttttttttaaatttttgtggagatggagtcttgctatgtaacccaggctagccttgaactcatgatccttacAGGTGTGCACGACTACACCTAGCTTGCAATGACTTTAGATTTTAAGTTAAATATAGTCCCACTTGTCTATTTCTACTTTTTCTGCCCTTGCTTTTCAGTCATGCTGATAAAACACTGTCCAGGTCAATCAATGCCAAGAAGACTTACCcctgtattttaataattttaccatttcCAGCCTCACAGTTTAGAGACACATTTAATCCGTTAAAGTTGACTTTTGCACATGAGGTGGATGTCCAGTTTCACTCTTATACATGTGAATAACTACTTTCCCAAGACCATTTATAAGAtgaccttttctccttttttttatgtttaattctGCGTTCATCTGTATGggttatgtgcatgtgggtgcagtgCCTTCCAAAAAAGCAGAGGTGTCTGGTACCTCTGGAGTTAGTTACAGGCTAATGAGAACCAGCCAATGtgactgctgggaactgaactcatgttctctgaaagaacaatgcaagttcttaactgctaagctgttgctggatcctaaagGCTCCCTCAAGGGAGGATGAGAAGGCAAgtcatcaatgacacagactgggagtcagttgaaggcaaacagtaGACTCATTCagtaatggggaaggccttatatatgCTCCTCCCAGCACCAAGCTGTGCCCCAATCTGGTGGCTTTGCGTGGTCATCCCTCATCGGCTGGGCACTATCAGGAACTCTGATagcaatcaggaactctgacagcacctgttgctaggccctcaggcagactccaggttggctcataaggaagtacattatgtgcatgccttgtccattggtttgagccaatttcctcgaccctgtgggcctgtcctactacattaagccatatctccagccccctggaGACCATCTTTTCTTCACTGTGTGTCACTGACACCTCTGACACATTTGCTAAAGATCTGCTGATGGTAAATTCACAAGTTTATTTCCCAGCTCTCTATTCTGCTCCATTGGTCTGTACATGTAATTTTATGCTATTCAACACTGCTTGCTACAGCTTCATAGTGGATCTTTAAATTAGACAGCGAGGTaccttactttcttcttttgctcATGTTTGTCTTAGATATTCAGGGTCTTTTGGACTCTATATAAATTTTAGGATCATTTCCTATTTCTGTGGAAAACATTGAAATGTTGTGAGGATTGCACTAATTATCTAGATTGCTTTGAGTTGTGTAGGCATTTTGGTAATATTAACTGTCTAGATCCATGAATGTGCTGTACTATACCATTTGTGTCTTGGGTTTCTTTCATTTCATCACAGTTTTATAGTGTGAGTTTATAGATTGTTTGTCTCCTTGGTTGAATTTGATCctaagggttttgttgttgttattgtttggtttggggtttggggggggttgttcgtttgtgtgtttcttttatagtGTCATACTAAAATAgcacttttcatttgtttgttcctTGTGCGGAGAGTTCAGTTTTAGTTCATAAAAGCACCCTGACTCTTGTGTGTTGACTATGTGTCTTCCAGTGCTACTGAGTTTGTTTGGATCTGTATTTTGGTGGTTGTACTTGGAGTTTTCCAGAGATGCAATCATGTCTTCTGCAAACTTTTTTTCCCATTTCGgtgcctccctttcttcttctgaagCCCCATCAGTCCCATGGTGAGCCATGTTGGGACTTGCTTATGGTAGGCTCAGAATCACAAGCCTTGAGAGATGAAATACACTGACTGGCCAGGTTTAGTCGGAAGCCCTTCTCCAGCTACTTAAAGGAAGATGTGAGGCGATGTCtccagggaaagaaggaaggacggAGGTGAGACAAAACATTAGCTGTCCTCCACCATGGGTGTGCCATCCTCTTGTGTAGCCAGGACCTAGTAAAATACAAGCAGAGACACCTCAAGAGCCTGTGGCTACGAAGACCAGTCCTGTCAATGGGTCATAAGCCCAaagggtttgggggaggggtggaaacAACTTTCAGAATTATGCATGTTAGAGCTGAGTCATCAACACCTCCTAAAGGGTGAACTAACTTCAGGGAAAAGAGCCTCAGCTAACTTTAGGGGGAAAGGCCTTATCTGAGCAGGTGGATTTCAAAAGGCTTCAAAATATGTAGGACTTGCACTGAGTCCTGAGGAATGTGCAGGATTTAGACTGAAACCTGGAAAACAAAGGCAACAGCTCAGATCTGcgtgagggaaggaaagggaagaggaagggtcaaGGCTTCCGAGTGGGATCAGCCTATAGGAGAGGAGGCAGCACACCAAACAAGCATCAAATAATTTCAaactctagatcagtggttctcagcctatgGGTCAAGGCCCCTTTGAGGGGCTCAaatgacctttcacaggggtcgcctaagaccatcggaaaacacagatatttatattatgattacGTAACAGTGGCAAATTTCAGTTAGGAAGCagtaacgaaaataattttatggttagggggtcaccacaacatgaggaactgtattaaagggtggcagtgttaggaaggttgagaaccactgctctagacctaCTCTCTGTCACTGAAGTTAGCAGGGTATCTGTCTTTCCCCATACTGTTCTGATCTGTAGACAGTGTGTTAACATCTTCAatattctggggctggagagatggcccagcagttaagaacccTTTTGCAGATGgcctaaattcaattcccaggacacaTATGGTGACTTGTGGCTACCTgtcactccaattccagggaattcAACTATCTCTTCGGAACTCTGTAGGCCTCAGGCGCTCAtgctgtgcacagacacacatgtaggcaaaacactcaagcatataaaataaaatttaaaaatctaccaAAGCATTGTCAATATTCAGTTCTGCCCTGGCTTAAGTATGGTAGAGGCCCCCTCCCacattctccttctcctcctccccctctcccctgcccaaTCTGATTTATACAGAGGAGCAGAGTTTGAGCTGGAGCAGCCCAGGAGCTCTCTTCAGGAAAACATTCCGGTCAGTGCCCCggcacagagactgagacaagcTGGAATGGAGCTGTGAGATTTTCCCTGTTTTGTCGCTGCCAAGGGTCTCCGATCTGCGTCTTTTCCTCAGAGGTTTAGGACTGTCAAAAGGCAGGGGCCATGGAAggacatctgtcttagttagggttattattgtagtgacaaaacaccatgacccaaacaACTTggggtggaaagggtttattaggctgaCACAtaccactgttcatcattgaaggaagtcaggacaggaactcaaacacttggaggcaggagctgatgcagaggccaaggaggggtgttgcttactggcttgctcctcatggtttgctaagtctgccttctttttttttttttttttttgttttgtttttttgtttttttgttttaacttttttactattagcaacacactgctgtaaaccttcatgtacatgtttcata
The genomic region above belongs to Peromyscus leucopus breed LL Stock chromosome 19, UCI_PerLeu_2.1, whole genome shotgun sequence and contains:
- the LOC114710064 gene encoding vesicle-associated membrane protein-associated protein A-like, which produces MPRMGTGVAEAVVTVETWGREPPTPPAPIPMASASRAPTKPQQILVLDPPTELKFRGPFTTVVTTHLKLRNPTARKVCFKVKSTSPRRYCVRPNSGVVEPGCTVTVAAMLQPFSYDPSREAKHKFMVQTVFAPPDTSNLQAVWKKADPGELMDSKLRCVFEMPRESDKLDDGLRLRKPAHLNKPRLDSSTSLKPSRTTPLPVVLLVIGAVFVGFFLGKFIL